From a single Paenibacillus sp. FSL W8-0426 genomic region:
- a CDS encoding DUF2252 family protein — translation MVHESITEGVMRTRSKLRKDLLVSVFNEFDESMMQLDSLKREEKYRKMSLSPFSFFRGSAYLFYFDATRQYFPYHTRADRPTWIQGDLHFENFGAFHIQGRQIVYDVNDFDEGYLGSYLYDVLRMSSSVALVGRQFGYAEAEQKELIQTYLRAYAKQIRRFAAGKDDPATFMMNVQTAKGPVRKLLRKLEKRKQAHFLEKVTAQMQDGRAFLENSELVVPEASEQRRLEQAWTDYLDTVAERHPDDGHYAIKDVAVKHGSGTASIGLDRYYLLIEGEKGHNDEDDTILEVKEVRVPVPAYFLPYSESFWAHFGHQGKRVVTTQQAMHHQADAYLGYLTVEGRDFYVRERSPYKKRLKPQNIQSIQDMRQVLRAMGKLTAKMHARADIDVASGILSYHSEQEIAHAIGSDIDAFARYIADWSYLYANQAERDYALFTEWIEERFGIAKEEKLVPNM, via the coding sequence ATGGTGCATGAATCGATTACAGAAGGCGTTATGCGCACGCGCAGCAAGCTGCGGAAAGATTTGCTGGTTTCGGTTTTTAACGAGTTCGACGAAAGCATGATGCAACTGGACTCTCTTAAACGAGAGGAGAAGTACCGCAAAATGTCGCTGTCTCCGTTTTCTTTTTTCCGGGGAAGTGCCTACCTGTTCTATTTCGATGCCACGCGGCAGTATTTCCCCTATCACACGCGGGCGGACCGTCCAACCTGGATTCAGGGCGACCTGCACTTCGAGAACTTCGGCGCGTTCCATATTCAAGGCAGGCAGATCGTATACGACGTCAACGACTTTGATGAAGGGTACCTGGGCAGTTATCTGTATGACGTGCTCCGCATGTCCAGCAGCGTGGCTCTTGTGGGCAGGCAGTTCGGTTATGCCGAGGCGGAGCAAAAGGAACTGATTCAAACCTATCTCCGCGCCTACGCGAAACAGATTCGCCGTTTTGCCGCCGGAAAGGACGACCCCGCCACCTTTATGATGAACGTACAGACGGCGAAGGGTCCTGTACGCAAGCTGCTGCGCAAATTAGAAAAACGCAAGCAAGCCCATTTTCTCGAAAAGGTTACGGCACAGATGCAGGACGGCCGCGCATTCCTGGAAAATTCCGAGCTGGTCGTGCCGGAAGCATCGGAACAACGCCGGTTGGAGCAAGCTTGGACCGATTATCTGGATACGGTGGCGGAGCGGCATCCCGACGATGGCCATTATGCCATTAAAGATGTTGCGGTCAAACACGGCTCAGGCACGGCTTCCATCGGCCTTGATCGGTATTATCTGCTGATCGAGGGCGAGAAGGGCCATAACGATGAGGACGATACGATTCTGGAGGTCAAAGAGGTTCGCGTGCCGGTTCCCGCCTATTTCCTGCCCTATTCCGAGTCGTTCTGGGCGCATTTCGGACATCAGGGCAAACGTGTGGTTACCACCCAGCAGGCGATGCATCATCAGGCCGATGCTTATCTTGGCTATCTCACCGTCGAAGGCCGCGATTTCTATGTCCGGGAACGCTCGCCTTACAAAAAACGGCTCAAGCCGCAAAACATCCAGAGCATTCAGGATATGCGCCAGGTACTTCGGGCCATGGGCAAATTAACGGCCAAAATGCACGCCCGCGCCGACATCGATGTCGCGAGCGGCATTCTTTCTTACCATAGCGAGCAGGAAATCGCCCACGCCATAGGAAGCGATATAGATGCTTTTGCCCGCTATATCGCGGACTGGAGCTATCTGTACGCGAATCAAGCGGAGCGGGACTATGCCTTGTTTACCGAGTGGATTGAGGAACGGTTCGGCATTGCCAAAGAGGAGAAGCTTGTGCCTAACATGTAG
- a CDS encoding SDR family oxidoreductase, producing the protein MENKIALITGANKGIGYEVARQLGQQGITVLVAARTQAAADETAARLREEGIAASGVELEVTNAAHIEALAEHIASTYGRLDILVNNAGVWLENADYAGDAFRDTFEVNAFAPYYITEALLPLLLKSEAGRIVNQSSAIGSIRMMSTEALVQRIGTPAYAASKAALNMLTAYWAQKTAETNVKVNSVHPGLVKTQMGGNKAELSPEEGATTAVRLATLPADGPTGGFYYMDNELPW; encoded by the coding sequence ATGGAAAATAAAATCGCATTAATTACCGGAGCGAATAAAGGCATCGGCTACGAGGTGGCCAGACAGTTGGGACAGCAAGGGATTACGGTACTGGTTGCGGCTCGAACCCAAGCGGCGGCGGACGAAACCGCAGCCAGGCTCCGGGAAGAAGGAATTGCGGCGAGCGGAGTAGAGCTTGAAGTCACCAATGCTGCCCATATCGAAGCGCTGGCCGAGCATATCGCAAGCACGTATGGCCGACTCGATATTTTGGTGAACAATGCAGGGGTATGGCTTGAAAATGCAGATTACGCAGGGGATGCGTTCCGGGATACATTTGAAGTCAACGCGTTCGCTCCCTATTACATTACGGAGGCCTTGCTCCCCTTGCTGCTCAAGAGCGAAGCGGGCAGAATCGTCAACCAGAGCAGTGCCATCGGCTCCATCCGCATGATGTCCACGGAAGCGCTTGTGCAGCGGATTGGCACGCCGGCCTATGCAGCGTCCAAAGCCGCGCTTAACATGCTGACTGCCTACTGGGCTCAGAAAACAGCAGAAACCAACGTGAAGGTCAACTCTGTACATCCGGGCCTCGTGAAAACGCAGATGGGCGGGAACAAAGCGGAATTGTCGCCAGAGGAAGGGGCGACAACGGCGGTTCGCCTCGCGACCTTGCCTGCGGACGGCCCTACCGGCGGATTCTACTATATGGATAACGAGCTTCCGTGGTGA
- a CDS encoding NAD(P)H-dependent oxidoreductase encodes MNTLIVVAHPNLEHSRVNRALVEAIQKETDIVVHDLYAAYPDGKINVEREQELLDSHDRIIFQYPLFWYSTPPLLKQWFDEVLAYGWAFGPEGEHLKGKEIGIAISTAGTAASYQPGGYNLFTIRDIAKPMEALANYVSAHYLPPFAVHNANHISDEQIEESQIAYASHLKHVRHVQTGGLITINK; translated from the coding sequence ATGAACACCTTGATTGTCGTTGCCCATCCGAACTTAGAGCATTCCCGCGTCAACCGCGCCTTGGTTGAAGCCATACAAAAAGAAACGGACATTGTCGTACACGATCTGTATGCAGCTTATCCCGATGGAAAGATTAATGTGGAACGTGAGCAGGAACTGCTGGACAGCCATGACCGGATCATTTTCCAATACCCGTTGTTTTGGTACAGCACGCCACCGTTGCTGAAGCAATGGTTCGACGAAGTGCTGGCATACGGGTGGGCTTTTGGCCCGGAGGGAGAACATTTGAAAGGCAAGGAAATCGGCATCGCCATCTCGACGGCGGGCACAGCGGCTTCATATCAGCCTGGAGGATACAATCTGTTCACCATTCGCGATATCGCGAAGCCGATGGAGGCGCTGGCCAACTATGTGAGCGCACATTATTTGCCGCCTTTTGCTGTGCATAATGCCAACCACATTTCAGACGAACAGATCGAGGAAAGCCAAATCGCCTATGCAAGCCATCTGAAGCATGTCCGTCATGTTCAAACAGGCGGTCTGATCACCATCAACAAATAA
- a CDS encoding TetR/AcrR family transcriptional regulator: protein MARSKEFEEQAVLDKAMKLFWEQGYEKTSMNDLVEHMGIHRRSLYDTFTDKHTLFLRAIDRFDERISARLTAGVKRSKTAKEAVRFVFEFMIYGEEDVPPGCMIVNSAAELAMRDGEVDAKAVCAFEKSEGLLTEIVSWGQQNGEFTTDYEAKELAESLHNAMTGIRVMVRTSVSKEKIERIANQAMRILEK, encoded by the coding sequence ATGGCCAGAAGCAAAGAGTTCGAAGAGCAAGCCGTATTGGATAAGGCCATGAAGCTTTTCTGGGAACAAGGGTACGAGAAAACGTCAATGAACGATCTCGTCGAACATATGGGCATTCACCGCAGGAGCCTATACGACACGTTTACGGACAAACACACGTTGTTCCTGAGAGCCATCGATCGATTCGACGAGCGGATTAGCGCCAGATTAACGGCTGGGGTAAAGCGGTCGAAGACGGCGAAGGAAGCGGTTCGGTTCGTGTTTGAATTCATGATTTACGGCGAAGAAGACGTCCCGCCAGGCTGCATGATCGTGAATTCTGCGGCAGAGCTGGCGATGCGGGATGGCGAAGTGGATGCCAAAGCGGTGTGCGCATTCGAAAAGTCGGAAGGGCTGCTCACCGAAATCGTATCATGGGGCCAGCAAAACGGCGAATTCACCACGGATTATGAAGCAAAGGAACTCGCTGAATCGTTGCACAATGCCATGACCGGCATTCGGGTGATGGTTCGGACCTCGGTTTCCAAGGAAAAGATTGAGCGGATTGCCAATCAGGCTATGCGAATTTTAGAGAAATAA
- a CDS encoding HAD hydrolase-like protein, whose amino-acid sequence MKKSIIFDMDGTLFQTDKILECSLEDTFERLRSMGVWVGETPIDQYRQIMGAPLPKVWETLLPEHAQHVRAQTDGFFLERLISNIEAGKGELYPHVEEVFRGLRAQQYSIFIASNGLERYLKTIVDHYDLTHWITEVFSIERIPSLNKSDLVGSILRKYEIEQGAVVGDRLSDIRAAKDNGLTAIGCSFDFAQEDELAQADIVINDLRKLLTVLPKLYKLQKNTR is encoded by the coding sequence ATGAAGAAATCGATCATATTCGATATGGACGGGACGTTGTTTCAAACCGATAAGATTCTGGAATGTTCTTTGGAAGACACGTTTGAACGTTTGCGTTCCATGGGTGTATGGGTTGGAGAGACGCCGATCGATCAGTACCGTCAAATCATGGGAGCTCCCCTGCCAAAAGTGTGGGAAACATTGTTGCCGGAGCACGCTCAGCATGTACGAGCCCAGACGGACGGTTTTTTTCTAGAAAGGTTAATCTCGAATATCGAGGCGGGCAAGGGAGAACTGTATCCCCATGTCGAGGAGGTATTCCGCGGCCTGCGGGCACAGCAATATTCCATTTTTATAGCCAGCAACGGATTGGAAAGATACTTGAAAACCATCGTGGATCACTATGATCTGACTCACTGGATTACGGAAGTGTTCAGCATTGAGCGCATTCCATCCTTGAATAAGTCGGATCTGGTAGGCAGTATCTTGCGAAAATACGAGATCGAACAGGGGGCCGTAGTCGGCGACCGTTTATCGGATATCCGAGCCGCCAAAGACAACGGACTGACGGCCATTGGGTGCAGCTTCGACTTTGCCCAAGAGGACGAGTTGGCTCAAGCGGACATTGTGATCAATGACTTGCGGAAACTGCTCACCGTTTTGCCGAAGCTATATAAATTGCAAAAAAACACACGTTAA
- a CDS encoding class I SAM-dependent methyltransferase, producing MEPLKHLLETRSAGHLLDIGTGTGKFIPTLLNAFRNDYARITGIDTDIRAIEQANQQYSDDGNIHFLVMDVESLQFGEHTFDTVCISNTLHHLPTLTNALTEAVRVLKPDGLMLINEMFQDHQTEAQQNHVLYHHLEADIDSALGILHRHTYKKQEILDLIETLNVTIIDTIEYVEPKSDLKNEQEMTIVAHACDNHVARTIHLPNHEHFKRRGEEFKARLRAYGILRATQLVVICTKH from the coding sequence TTGGAGCCATTGAAACATCTCTTGGAAACGCGGTCAGCCGGACACCTGTTGGACATTGGAACAGGAACGGGAAAATTCATCCCCACCCTGCTGAATGCATTTCGGAATGATTATGCTCGAATTACAGGAATCGATACCGATATCCGAGCCATAGAACAGGCTAATCAGCAATACAGCGATGACGGTAACATCCATTTCCTCGTCATGGATGTGGAGAGTTTGCAGTTCGGCGAGCATACCTTCGACACCGTGTGTATATCGAACACCTTGCATCATTTGCCCACCCTCACAAACGCTCTGACCGAAGCCGTCAGGGTGCTTAAACCCGATGGCCTGATGTTGATCAATGAAATGTTCCAGGATCACCAGACGGAGGCACAACAAAATCATGTCCTGTACCATCATCTGGAGGCGGACATCGATTCGGCCCTGGGCATCTTGCATAGACACACCTACAAGAAGCAGGAAATTCTCGATCTGATCGAAACGCTGAATGTAACGATTATCGATACGATAGAGTACGTGGAGCCCAAATCAGACTTAAAAAATGAGCAGGAAATGACCATCGTGGCACATGCCTGCGACAACCATGTTGCTCGAACCATTCACCTGCCCAACCACGAGCATTTCAAACGACGGGGCGAAGAATTCAAAGCGAGACTCCGTGCATATGGCATTCTGCGCGCTACGCAGTTGGTTGTAATATGTACGAAACACTAA
- a CDS encoding AraC family transcriptional regulator, translating to MDMLARLNEALKYVEKNLDSTLDMKEVTRIACCSEYHFTRMFSFLSGMTLSEYIRRRRLTLAAFDLSRDGSKVIDVAIKYGYASPDSFARAFQAVHGVTPSEARGHGSSLKAFPRMTFQLTIQGGGEMNYRVEQKEAFRIVGISKRVPIVFHGVNPDIAAMYQSLTPELIGAIKGLSNIEPSGIISASSHFGEGRMEEKGELDHFIGAATTLKAPEGLAALEVSASTWAVFTAVGPFPDTLQEVWGRIFAEWLPSSNFELAEGPEMLWNEHPDVTSPQYRSEIWIPVQKKSYIG from the coding sequence ATGGATATGCTGGCTCGATTAAACGAAGCTTTGAAGTACGTGGAAAAGAATCTGGACAGCACGCTGGATATGAAAGAGGTGACTCGGATTGCCTGCTGTTCCGAATACCATTTCACGCGCATGTTTTCCTTTCTCAGCGGCATGACGTTATCCGAATATATCCGGCGCCGGCGGTTGACGCTGGCTGCATTCGATCTAAGCCGGGACGGCAGCAAAGTTATTGACGTTGCGATCAAATACGGATATGCTTCGCCGGATTCGTTTGCGAGAGCTTTTCAGGCCGTGCATGGGGTTACGCCCTCCGAGGCTAGGGGCCATGGTTCATCGCTCAAAGCCTTCCCGCGGATGACATTTCAATTGACCATTCAGGGAGGCGGAGAAATGAATTACCGTGTGGAGCAAAAGGAAGCATTTCGCATCGTGGGCATCAGCAAAAGGGTACCTATCGTGTTTCATGGAGTGAACCCGGATATCGCTGCAATGTACCAGAGCCTGACGCCGGAGCTGATCGGCGCGATCAAGGGATTGTCCAATATCGAACCTTCAGGCATCATCAGTGCTTCTTCTCACTTTGGTGAGGGAAGGATGGAGGAGAAGGGCGAGCTGGATCATTTCATAGGAGCGGCCACGACGTTGAAAGCTCCGGAGGGTTTGGCAGCATTGGAGGTGTCGGCTTCAACGTGGGCGGTGTTTACTGCCGTTGGTCCTTTTCCCGATACGCTTCAGGAGGTATGGGGGCGAATCTTTGCGGAATGGCTTCCTTCATCGAATTTTGAATTGGCGGAAGGACCGGAAATGCTGTGGAATGAACACCCGGACGTGACTTCGCCGCAATATCGAAGCGAGATTTGGATACCTGTACAGAAAAAGAGCTATATAGGTTGA
- a CDS encoding TerD family protein: protein MMNTIYVRRAKKLIVEPYIEQTNKENRVANDMLATALKNIESLGFTFSDRLIQAVRQLSQDQFEALVKQLVVDLELMVGAHVKYKPMYAGFPAQVMEADEAELYLNAILHYLTNILPEQKVSKREPLPLLERVDLKVIDLGSEHHFIGLIRQLIEAKGSISETDKKDIDAVLEQAGPEQLQALLPDEIPFKENAGFVVAALLRHEKASMDLVGGYFKTATDVLRLAVAWSDGDVSLASASRFRKFKRRERRLLLGLLEQCGSMTEDMLRYKERWIRLGEILHPSEYKHRYPRCQEAFDVLRNDKPFTTFNGSVELAFQYENVWSLIDLLSQRPGEFARRLDQLLRLTEDKVYVLLAFGEVVHQVSTPVLLQVKEHFARRNEPQDLRVFFPKGNVAKAFAIPDELPVIDEETCRDVVELCEQALIRRFTDLPALGKTYVDPRLNDYVVPFSQRSASKALHTVVRGSRMPMAEGDTIRFFSWWKEGKVNGQDTGRVDIDLSAVMYDDQWNYVEHISYTNLRSSKYKAVHSGDIVTAPHGACEFIDLHIPSIVQYGGRYVVASLLSYTSHPYCDLPECFVGWMMRKKPGSGEAFEPKTVANKIDVAADTQIAIPVILDLLERTVIWTDLALTSQLQYSNNVESNQKGMVLIGKAMTSLRKPDLYQLFMMHAKARGELVDAADQADTVYAVDQGITPFEIERIMAEYLM, encoded by the coding sequence ATGATGAATACCATTTATGTAAGAAGAGCGAAAAAACTTATTGTAGAACCATATATAGAACAAACGAACAAGGAGAACCGGGTGGCAAACGACATGCTGGCCACTGCCCTGAAAAATATCGAGTCGCTTGGTTTCACCTTCTCGGATCGGTTAATCCAGGCTGTTCGCCAGCTTTCCCAGGATCAATTCGAAGCATTGGTTAAGCAGCTTGTCGTCGATTTGGAGCTTATGGTCGGAGCGCATGTGAAGTACAAACCGATGTATGCCGGATTTCCGGCACAAGTCATGGAGGCGGACGAAGCCGAGTTATACCTGAATGCCATCCTTCATTATCTGACGAATATCCTGCCGGAACAGAAGGTGTCAAAACGAGAGCCGCTGCCATTGTTGGAACGTGTGGACTTGAAAGTCATCGACCTGGGAAGCGAGCATCATTTCATTGGCCTGATCCGCCAGTTGATCGAAGCAAAGGGCTCCATCTCGGAAACGGACAAAAAAGACATTGATGCGGTGCTGGAGCAAGCCGGTCCCGAACAGCTGCAGGCGTTATTGCCTGACGAGATCCCGTTCAAGGAAAACGCCGGATTCGTCGTAGCAGCATTATTGAGACACGAAAAGGCAAGCATGGACCTCGTCGGGGGTTATTTCAAAACAGCCACGGATGTTCTTCGCTTGGCCGTTGCTTGGTCAGATGGCGACGTAAGCCTTGCCTCGGCTTCGCGCTTTCGCAAATTCAAACGCCGTGAGCGGCGCCTTTTGCTTGGATTACTGGAGCAATGCGGTTCAATGACCGAGGATATGCTTCGTTATAAAGAACGCTGGATTCGCCTCGGCGAGATTTTGCATCCTTCCGAGTATAAGCATCGTTATCCGCGCTGTCAGGAGGCTTTTGACGTCCTGCGGAACGATAAACCTTTCACCACGTTTAACGGTAGTGTGGAGTTGGCGTTCCAGTATGAAAATGTGTGGAGCCTGATCGACCTGCTGTCGCAGCGCCCTGGCGAATTTGCGAGAAGACTGGATCAGCTGTTGCGGTTAACCGAAGACAAGGTGTATGTGCTGCTGGCGTTTGGTGAAGTCGTGCATCAGGTATCGACACCTGTATTGCTGCAGGTGAAGGAGCATTTTGCGCGCAGGAATGAACCGCAGGATTTACGAGTGTTTTTCCCGAAAGGCAATGTCGCCAAAGCGTTTGCCATTCCGGATGAGCTGCCTGTCATCGATGAGGAGACCTGCCGGGACGTGGTCGAGTTGTGCGAGCAGGCACTGATCAGGCGATTCACTGACCTGCCTGCGCTTGGGAAGACGTATGTTGATCCGCGTCTGAATGATTATGTTGTGCCATTTTCTCAAAGATCCGCAAGCAAGGCACTGCACACAGTCGTACGCGGGTCTCGGATGCCGATGGCTGAGGGGGACACCATCCGTTTTTTCAGCTGGTGGAAAGAAGGCAAGGTCAATGGACAGGACACCGGACGTGTCGATATTGACCTGTCTGCGGTAATGTATGACGACCAGTGGAACTACGTCGAGCATATTTCATATACGAACCTGCGCTCTTCCAAGTACAAGGCGGTCCACAGCGGCGATATCGTGACTGCGCCACATGGCGCGTGCGAGTTCATCGATCTGCATATTCCATCGATCGTCCAGTATGGCGGGCGTTATGTCGTGGCGAGTTTGCTCTCGTACACCAGTCATCCGTATTGCGACCTGCCGGAGTGCTTCGTGGGCTGGATGATGCGCAAAAAGCCGGGTTCCGGCGAGGCGTTCGAGCCGAAGACAGTCGCGAACAAAATCGACGTCGCTGCCGACACCCAGATTGCGATCCCCGTCATTCTCGATCTGTTAGAGCGAACGGTCATTTGGACCGATCTGGCGCTGACGAGCCAACTCCAGTATTCCAACAACGTCGAAAGCAACCAGAAAGGCATGGTGCTGATCGGCAAAGCGATGACGTCATTGCGTAAGCCGGACCTGTACCAGCTGTTCATGATGCATGCCAAGGCCCGGGGTGAACTGGTGGATGCAGCGGATCAGGCCGATACCGTCTATGCGGTGGATCAAGGAATCACACCATTTGAAATTGAGCGGATCATGGCAGAGTATTTGATGTGA
- a CDS encoding ATP-binding protein has product MKPLKRMPIPRYVVLSSLFLTLLLGSRFVWSEGFTMPPSPQPVNGTLDLRGWDLSSASPVSLDGEWMFYPNALFSLQKLLSSPNPPRSIIVPGDWQSEMSTSSSSFGYGTYRLRILIDSSVKDVALWAQKIQASSIVEINGNTIAGFGRPAVREQDYKPERTAFTATYATNGATELELLVQAANFDDPYSGGLTRSLYFGTPEAIARDHGLSVDLQKITFAILLLHSLYALAMFFFNRKQRALLTFSLLTFSAALTVVSDHDGLLLSWLPLNFTWMVKAKALSYPLFSFFMLLLARSFSNSSKAISIFRMYAGLLGAHCAFLLVAPVRSIYVWLETGISDVLYLFPIAWSVVLFMKMAADKRDDATFLLFAATSSLSSVLWGMVNSHNEITNVYYPIDVIAAIFGFSAYWFKKYFRNASKIQHLYDQLKEEDAQKDQFLANTAHELRTPLHGMINIAESIAGEERRRTGKAHSEDMKLLITIGRRMSQLVDDLLDVIRLKEKRIGLQYKDVSLASVVSGVVSMFRYMAEGKPVNIVMEIPDTLPLIQADERRLVQILYNLLHNALKFTDEGTITVAVEATMGVHATMRVSDTGIGMSEEMQNRIFDAYEQGTSNARLSGGLGLGLSICKQLVELHGGSIAVHSVLGQGSTFIVHLPLGQPAAQIIPPGQRQTPIRHEPTETSNRLDDENTFSRPHPFNAESHERAAARILVVDDDPVNLRVLVSMLSSESYLIQPAASARQALEWLEGKHWDLVIADVMMPQMSGYELTEKLRGRFSASELPILLLTARNEPADIYAGFLAGATDYVTKPVDAMELKHRIRSLVDLKQSVDERFRMEAAYLQAQIQPHFLFNTLNSIMALSDLDTERMQKLGDAFISYLQTSFDFLNAENLVHIQHELELVRAYLYIEKERFPDRLNIVWDIPDTIDVLLPPLTIQPLVENAVRHGVLSQAEGGTLRIQMEEQKDGILIEIQDDGAGMDESRIAQALTWPKSRTGQPGGIGLTNTNRRLNQIYGQGLHIVSKPGKGTKVSFIITNG; this is encoded by the coding sequence ATGAAACCATTAAAACGTATGCCCATCCCTAGATATGTAGTCTTGTCCAGCCTGTTTCTAACCCTTTTGCTTGGATCCCGCTTCGTTTGGTCGGAAGGCTTCACCATGCCGCCATCGCCGCAGCCGGTGAATGGCACCTTGGATTTGCGCGGCTGGGATCTATCATCCGCATCGCCTGTTTCGTTGGACGGGGAGTGGATGTTTTACCCGAACGCCCTGTTTTCCCTCCAGAAATTACTCTCGTCCCCCAATCCACCCCGATCGATTATCGTGCCCGGCGATTGGCAGAGCGAGATGTCCACCTCATCTTCGTCGTTCGGGTATGGAACGTATCGGCTGCGCATCCTTATCGACTCTTCGGTGAAGGACGTCGCCCTCTGGGCCCAAAAAATCCAGGCCTCCTCCATCGTGGAAATCAACGGGAATACCATCGCCGGATTCGGCCGTCCTGCCGTCCGCGAGCAGGACTACAAACCCGAAAGAACAGCCTTCACGGCAACTTACGCCACGAACGGAGCCACGGAGCTTGAGCTTCTCGTGCAGGCGGCGAACTTCGATGATCCGTATAGCGGCGGTTTAACGCGCTCGCTCTATTTCGGCACCCCGGAGGCTATTGCCCGCGATCACGGTCTCTCGGTCGATTTGCAGAAAATCACGTTTGCCATTTTGCTCTTGCATAGCTTGTATGCCCTTGCCATGTTTTTTTTCAATCGCAAACAACGCGCATTGCTGACATTTTCCCTATTGACCTTTTCAGCGGCGCTTACTGTCGTATCCGACCATGACGGCTTATTGCTAAGCTGGCTGCCGCTTAATTTTACTTGGATGGTCAAGGCCAAGGCGCTTTCCTATCCGTTGTTTTCGTTTTTCATGCTGCTGTTGGCCAGAAGCTTTTCCAATAGCTCCAAAGCCATTTCGATATTTCGCATGTATGCTGGATTGCTTGGAGCCCATTGTGCATTTTTGCTGGTTGCTCCGGTGCGCAGCATCTATGTCTGGCTCGAAACCGGAATATCCGATGTGCTATACCTGTTCCCGATCGCATGGTCGGTCGTTCTGTTCATGAAAATGGCTGCCGACAAACGGGATGACGCGACATTCCTTCTCTTTGCAGCGACAAGCAGTCTGTCCAGCGTGTTATGGGGAATGGTTAATTCGCATAACGAAATTACCAACGTCTACTATCCCATCGACGTCATCGCTGCCATATTCGGCTTTTCCGCGTACTGGTTCAAGAAGTATTTCCGAAACGCGTCGAAAATCCAACATTTATATGATCAGCTCAAAGAAGAAGACGCGCAAAAAGATCAGTTTTTGGCCAACACGGCCCACGAGCTCCGCACGCCGCTGCACGGCATGATCAACATTGCCGAAAGCATTGCCGGGGAGGAGAGGCGCCGTACCGGAAAAGCGCATTCGGAAGACATGAAATTGTTGATTACAATTGGCCGACGGATGTCGCAGCTGGTCGACGATTTGCTTGACGTTATTCGGCTCAAGGAGAAACGCATCGGGCTGCAGTATAAAGACGTGTCCCTTGCCTCGGTCGTTTCGGGCGTGGTCAGCATGTTCCGATATATGGCTGAGGGCAAGCCAGTCAACATCGTCATGGAAATTCCGGATACGCTGCCGCTTATTCAGGCAGACGAAAGAAGACTGGTTCAAATCCTGTACAACCTGCTGCACAATGCCCTCAAATTCACCGATGAAGGGACGATTACCGTTGCCGTCGAAGCAACGATGGGAGTACATGCAACCATGCGGGTCTCCGATACGGGCATCGGCATGAGCGAAGAGATGCAAAACAGGATATTCGACGCTTATGAACAAGGGACTTCCAATGCCCGCCTGAGCGGAGGACTTGGATTAGGGTTGAGCATTTGCAAACAACTCGTTGAGCTGCACGGAGGGAGCATTGCGGTACATTCCGTTCTTGGACAAGGTTCTACCTTCATCGTACATCTCCCATTGGGGCAACCGGCTGCTCAGATTATTCCACCGGGACAACGGCAAACGCCAATCCGCCATGAACCCACGGAGACCAGTAATCGTTTGGATGATGAAAACACATTTTCCCGGCCCCACCCTTTCAACGCAGAATCCCATGAAAGGGCGGCAGCTCGAATTCTCGTCGTCGACGATGACCCCGTCAATCTGCGTGTGCTCGTATCCATGTTATCGAGCGAGTCTTATCTGATCCAGCCTGCGGCCTCTGCGCGGCAGGCCCTCGAATGGTTAGAGGGAAAACATTGGGATTTGGTCATTGCCGACGTTATGATGCCGCAAATGTCGGGGTATGAACTGACGGAGAAGCTGAGGGGACGATTCTCGGCTTCAGAGCTTCCAATTCTGCTGTTAACGGCCCGAAACGAACCAGCCGATATTTATGCAGGCTTTCTGGCAGGAGCTACCGATTACGTGACCAAGCCGGTAGATGCCATGGAGCTGAAACATCGTATCCGATCGCTGGTCGATTTGAAACAGTCCGTCGATGAAAGGTTCCGGATGGAGGCCGCGTATTTGCAAGCCCAAATCCAGCCCCACTTCCTGTTCAATACGCTGAATTCCATCATGGCGCTGAGCGACCTGGATACGGAACGGATGCAGAAGCTTGGCGATGCCTTTATTTCATATTTGCAGACGAGCTTTGACTTCCTGAATGCCGAAAACCTGGTTCATATCCAGCATGAACTGGAGCTTGTCCGGGCCTACCTGTACATCGAGAAGGAGCGCTTCCCTGACAGACTCAACATCGTATGGGACATACCGGATACCATTGACGTGCTCCTGCCCCCGTTAACGATCCAACCCCTCGTTGAAAATGCGGTGAGACACGGCGTTCTTAGCCAAGCAGAAGGCGGGACGCTCCGCATTCAAATGGAGGAGCAAAAGGACGGAATTCTCATTGAAATCCAAGATGACGGCGCAGGCATGGACGAGTCCCGGATTGCACAAGCGCTCACTTGGCCCAAGTCAAGAACCGGGCAACCGGGCGGGATTGGATTAACCAACACGAATCGAAGGCTCAACCAGATTTATGGTCAAGGGCTTCATATCGTCAGCAAACCAGGGAAAGGTACGAAAGTTTCCTTCATCATTACAAATGGTTGA